The Anomaloglossus baeobatrachus isolate aAnoBae1 chromosome 4, aAnoBae1.hap1, whole genome shotgun sequence genome contains the following window.
GGACAAAAGTGGAGACGTAAGCAAGGGGAGAACAGAACTAAAAATGGCGGATATCACCCATCTAAGTACGTATGTGCCATAAAGGCTCTCCATACAGCTCCTACCGGGCCCCTGAGGAAAGGGGCCCCCCAGCTCTGCTTGGCCGTATCCCTTATTTTTATGGATGGAGAGCACTTACTCAAGGTTTATAGAAAGGTGTCCCATGGTGGAAGCACCAGCACCAGGGAGAAGGCCCCCACTTAATTTAGTTTTAGGGCCGATCATCACCTCTGTAGGACCCATGTAGACCATTTCCATCACCTGGACAACATTACTAAGGATTTCTATCAGGTTCCCAGATAAAGAGTTTAAAGAGCCTTGATGAAGCTAGAAGCCAAGACCCCCCCAAAAGTCCCCGTCGATGTGTTGACCTCCTACCTGGTAATGGGACCTGCAGAAACAATGGCGAGCACTACTTCTATACCTGCACCATGACATCTAAACCCATGAGTAGGTGGAGCATATTGGATATCAGGCCTAAAGAAAAGGGGACTATGTGAGGACCTTTTGACCATGGAGCCCCCCGCGGCTTACCTCGGTACGAGAACCACTCCATCCAGTGCTTGAAGTCCCGAAGGTTGCAGTCACACTCCCAGGGATTGTCACCGAGCTGAATGTTCTCCAAACTGCCGAGAGGTTCAAAGGTCATCCGCTCCAGACTCTGCAGCCGATTGGAGCGTAGAGACAACCAGTGCAGGGTGGGGAGGTCATCAAATAGTCCCGAGGGGAGTAAGGACAAGAAATTAAGGGAAAGGTCCAGCCGACGAAGCTGCGGCAGCCCCTGGAGGAGCTCGCGCTCCACGCCGCGGATGCTGTTGTTGCGCAGGCGTATCTCCGTAAGGTTCAACAAGTCCCCAAACACCTGCGGCGGAAGCTGGTCCAGGTAATTGTTGGAGAGGTCCAGGCGGTGCAAGGACGTCAGATTGGACAAGGGGCCTCCAGACAAGGAGCTTATCCTATTGTTGAGGAGCAGGAGGATTCGAGTGTCCGGGGGGATATCCGAGGGGACGGACGTGAGTCCTCGTCCGCTGCAGtccacctccatgctgctgctgttacAGGTGCACGATGGCGGGCAGGTGAAGATGGACGAGGCGACGCACAGAGACAGCGAGCAGAAGAAGactggagaaaaggagagagacaaGGACAACGTCAACATGGACACCAGATACATGGAATTATACATGGAGGGTAGTGGGTAGTAATTGCCCCTGGAGTGGTCCTCGCCTGTCTGTTCCCCCCCCCCTTTCTAGTCTGTCACGTTTCCCCCCATGATCGTCCTCCATACACATCGGCCACATTGAAGCAGAAGGTCAGGATGAGTAGATCGGATCCTActgtttttttgccgcattttcaGCCGTGTTTGAAGCTATATTTAAGGTTTTTCTGAAGTTGTTCCCCCCGCCCCCCCTCCTGGCGGCTGCAGTGAATGGATATTGGATTTGCGGAGCTGAATAGCCGCCTGCCGTGGCCTAGATATTGGGGAGAGTCAGAAGAAGATCAGGCGAGCACAGGTTACCATTGTACAGGAGGTGCCGGCTCGTTAGGGAGAAGTCGTCATCCTTCCCTGTGCCCCTAAGATGCCAGCATTAGGGGGAACGCCGGGTGATGGCCGCTCAGCGGTACCAGAAATGACAGAATCCAGGGGGGCTCTGAGGATGGCAATTATGGGGGACTCTGTGTCCAGCACTGAGAGGCTTCTGTGGCTACATGTTATGGGGGCTTTTACTAGATTTTATGGGACCTGTGGCTGAAGCCTATgaagtggtttctttggccaccacTTATCAGGACTTCTCTGGCTACCACTTATTGTGGTGTCTTTGGCTGCCACTTATCTGGACTTCTTTGGCCACCACCTCTAAGGGCTTCTGTAGCTACCGGTTATCGGGGCTTTATAGCTATCAGTTACCTGGGATTCTTTGACAACTGATAGGGGTTTCTTTGGCCACCACTTATCGGGGCTTCTTTAGCCACCACCTCTAGGGGCTTCTTTGGCCACCACTTATCGGGGCTTCTTTGGCCATCACTTATTGGGGCTTCTTTGGTCACCACCTCTAGGGGCTTCTTTGGCTACAACTTATCAGGGTTTCTTTGGCTACCACTTATTGAGACTTCTTTGGCAACCACTTATCAGGGATTCTTTGGCCACCACCTCTAGGGACTTTTTTTCTGCAACTTATCGGGGCTTTTTTAGCCACCACTTATCGGGACTTCTTTGGCCACAACCTCTAGGGGCTTTTTTTGCCCACTTATCGGGGCTTTTTTGGCCACCACTAATCGGGGCTTCTTTGGCCACCACCTTTAGGGGTTTCTTTGGCCACCACTTATCGGGGCTTCTTTGGCCACCACTAATCGGGGCTACTTTGGCCACCACTTATCATGGCTTCTTTGGTCACCACCTCTAGGGTTTTTTATTCCACCACATCTAGGTGTTTTTTTCCACCACTTATCAGGGCTTTTTTTTCCACTACTTATGGGGTTTCTTTGGTCACCACCTCTAGGGTTTCTATTTCTACCACTGATAGGGGCTTTTTTAGCGCTCTCTCTTATCTTAGATTGTTTACTATCACTGATTGGGACTTCTTTGGCTGCTACTTATGTGTGGGCCACTGAAGTTGGCACTTCTAAGACCCCTCTGGCTGACACTTATGCAGGTTTTTGTGGCTACCAGTAACCAATTATGGCGAATTCAGTGGCCATCATGCATCTTCCAGTGCTTGTGACCGGCATTCATAAAGCTTAATGTGGCTACCACTTATGTGCTCTTCGCTGACTAGTACTATGGGGGCTTCTCTGGCTAGTATTTATAGCTTGGGTGGCCATCTGGGGGAGGGACATAAACTAATTTTTGCCATTACTATGTCGTAGTATAGAGGGTGGTCTCTGATTTATTTGAAGACCCCCAACCATGTCCCGTGCAGCTCCTCGCCCCCCACGTAACATTACCAGGGCACAACCTATCTTTCTGATGATGTCTCTGGATCTGGGGAGTCGGGAGCCATTTTTGGGCTGTGCCCGCCGCGCTCGGTCCTCGCTCCTTTATGTTCCTATTTAATAGAGGTTTCCGGTTGGCGACGATCACATCTGCCGGATTTACAAATGTTTTAAAGAGCAAGAAAGCGGAATTGGAGAAGTTTGGGTACGACAGCCCCCGAAAATGTACTACCATACAGTACAGCCCCCACAGGGGAGGCCACCCAGCTTTCTACAGGCCCTGATAAATTAAGGGGTTTTTCAGTTGACATCCCCTTTTCCAGGTATCGGAGCTCCGGGGTCTCTGCGGCGCTCACGGTTCAGGTTCTCGCACGGCAGGGTCATTAATAATTAATCTTTTATGGAGACGAGAAACGCGTCGTATTGTTCATAGAGGACGGAGCTGCTTCTCGTGTAACAGATTCCTCAGCAAAGTGACACTGATCCCGCGGGGGAGGGGGGGACGCAGCGACCAAGAAACCCATCCACTCGGCACTATCAATATTTAGTGAGAGGCGTCCCTGCTCCAACATATACTGTATACAACGTACAGGAGGATATTCACCCCAATAATCACCACCGGACCCGGAAACCGGCAGAGGTTAATCTCCACGGGGAGTCagtctgtacatacattactgatcctgtatttatactccagagctgcactcactattctgctggtgcagtcactgtgtacatacattacattactgatcctgagttacctcctgtatttatactccagagctgtactcactattctgctggtgcagtcactgtgtacatacattacattactgatcctgagttacctcctgtattatactccagagctgcactcactattctgctggtgcagtcactgtgtacatacattacattactgatcctgagatacctcctgtattatactccagagctgaactcactattctgctggtgcagtcactgtgtacatacattactgatcctgagttacctcctgtattatactccagagctgaactcactattctgctggtgtagtcactgtgtacatacattacattactgatcctgagttatctcctgtattatactccagagctgcactcactattctgctggtgtagtcactgtgtacatacattacattactgatcctgagttatctcctgtattatcctccagagctgcactcactattctgctggtgcagtcactgtgtacatacattacattactgatcctgagttatctcctgtattgtcTGGAGCTGGGAATTTAGTATAGGGGGTGCATATCTGGAGACCTAGTGCTGTAACTTATGCCTGACTGGTGGGGGCGCTGTAACTTATGCCTGACTGGTGGGGGCGCTGTAACTTATGCCTGACTGGTGGGGAAGCTGTAAATTATGCCTGACTGGTGGGGGCGCTGTAACTTATGCCTGACTGGTGGGGGCGCTGTAACTTATGCCTGACTGGTAGGGGTGCTGTAACTTATGCCTGACTGGTAGTGGTAGGGGCGCTGTAACTTATGCCTGACTGGTGGTGGCGCTGTAACTTATGCCTGACTGGTGGGGGCGCTGTAACTTATGCCTGACTGGTGGGGGCGCTGTAACTTATGCCTGTCTGGTGGGAACGCTGTTTCAGATTTTGCACCGGTGCCCGGGAGCAAAAGTGGCTGGACGTTGCGACACTCGTCTGAGCCTGGAGGGCGGGAGGTTCCGGTGCGGCCGCACCAGGGGCACCCGGGGTCACAGAGGGGCCGGCGGGGCGGAGAAGAAGGGCTTTTAATTTTACTGTAAATTTTTCTATTTAACTTCAAAGTGTCTGCAGTGCGATGTATGAATGTTTCATCAGATGAGTGATTAGCGGCTGCTCCTCGAAGCTTCATCCTCCTCTGGGCGACAGATAAATGGATCTGACTGAGGGAGACAGAGGAAGCGCGCGCCGCAGTAACCTCATCACTGCCGGAGCAATGTACAGGAATATAGGAGAGAGGGTCAGGGCCAAGCTGTGCAAACTGGACTTATTACTTCTACTTGTGAGGGTCTAAACCAGCTCATCCTTTCATCTTAACAGTCATTGCTtagagccaccactagggggagctccctgtatacagagatacatgataagatcctgtctgcagccaccactagggggagctccctgtatacggagatacatgataagatcctgtctgcagccaccactagggggagctccctgtatacagagatacatgataagatcctgtctgcagccaccactagggggagctccctgtatacagagatacatgataagatcctgtctgcagccaccactagggggagctccctgtatacagagatacatgataagatcctgtctgcagccaccactagggggagctccctgtatacagagatacatgataagatcctgtctgcagtcaccactagggggagctccctgtatacagatatacatgataagatcctgtctgcagccaccactagggggagctccctgtacacagagatacatgataagatcctgtctgcagccaccactagggggagttccctgtatacagagatacatgataagatcctctctgcagcctccactagggggagttccctgtatacagagatacatgataagatcctctctgcagcctccactagggggagttccctgtatacagagatacatgataagatcctgtctgcagccaccactagggggagctccctgtatacagagatacataataagatcctgtctgcagccaccactagggggagctccctgtatacagagatacatgataagatcctgtctgcagccaccactagggggagctccctgtatacagagatacatgataagatcctgtctgcagccaccactagggggagctccctgtatacagagatacatgataagatcctgtctgcagccaccactagggggagctccctgtgtacagagaaacatgataagatcctttctgcagccaccactaggggaagctccctgtatacagagatacatgataagatcctgtctgcagcctccactagggggagctccctgtatacagagatacattataagattctgtctgcagccaccactagggggagctccctgtatacagagatacataataagatcctgtctgcagcctccactagggggagctccctgtatacagagatacatgataatattctgtgtgcagccaccactagggggagctccctgtatacagagatacatgataagatcctgtctacagccaacactagggggagctccctgtatacaaagatacatgataagatcctgtctacagccaacactagggggagctccctgtatacaaagatacatgataagatcctgtctacagccaacactagggggagctccctgtatacagagatacatgataaaatcctgtctgcagtcaccactagggggagctccctgtatacagagatacatgataagatcctgtctgcagtcaccactagggggagctccctgtatatagagatacataataagatcctgtctgcagtcaccactagggggagctccctgtatacagagatacataataagatcctgtctgcagccaccactagggggagctccctgtatacagagatacatgataagatcctgtctgcagccaccactagggggagctccctgtatacagagatacatgatatgatcctgtctgcagccaccactagggggagctccctgtatacagagatacatgatatgatcctgtctgcagccaccactagggggagatccctgtgtacagagatacataagatcctgtctgcagccaccactagggggagattcctgtgtacagagatacataagatcctgtctgcagccaccactagggggagctccctgtacacagagatacaggataagatcctgtctgcagtcaccactagggggagctccctgtatacagagatacatgataagatcctgtctgcagccaccactagggggagctccctgtatacagagatacatgataagatcctgtctgcagccaccactagggggagctccctgtatacagagatacatgataagatcctgtctgcagacaccactagggggagctccctgtacacagagatacaggataagatcctgtctgcagccaccactagggggagctccctgtatacagagatacatgataagatcctgtctgcagacaccactagggggagctccctgtatacagagatacatgataaggtcctgtctgcagtcaccactagggggagctccctgtatacagagatacatgataagatcctgtctgcagtcaccactagggggagctccctgtatacagagatacatgataagatcctgtctgcagacaccactagggggagctccctgtacacagagatacatgataagatcctgtctgcagccaccactagggggagctccctgtacacagagatacaggataagatcctgtctgcagtcaccactagggggagctccctgtatacagagatacatgataagatcctgtctgcagccaccactagggggagctccctgtatacagagatacatgataagatcctgtctgcagccaccactagggggagctccctgtatacagagatacatgataagatcctgtctgcagacaccactagggggagctccctgtacacagagatacaggataagatcctgtctgcagccaccactagggggagctccctgtatacagagatacatgataagatcctgtctgcagacaccactagggggagctccctgtatacagagatacatgataaggtcctgtctgcagtcaccactagggggagctccctgtatacagagatacatgataagatcctgtctgcagtcaccactagggggagctccctgtatacagagatacatgataagatcctgtctgcagacaccactagggggagctccctgtacacagagatacatgataagatcctgtctgcagccaccactagggggagctccctgtacacagagatacaggataagatcctgtctgcagtcaccactagggggagctccctgtatacagagatacatgataagatcctgtctgcagccaccactagggggagctccctgtatacagagatacatgataagatcctgtctgcagcctccactagggggagcaccctgtatacagagatacatgataagatcctgtctgcagacaccactagggggagctccctgtacacagagatacatgataagatcctgtctgcagccaccactagggggagctccctgtacacagagatacaggataagatcctgtctgcagtcaccactagggggagctccctgtatacagagatacatgataagatcctgtctgcagccaccactagggggagctccctgtatacagagatacatgataagatcctgtctgcagccaccactagggggagctccctgtatacagagatacatgataagatcctgtctgcag
Protein-coding sequences here:
- the LRTM2 gene encoding leucine-rich repeat and transmembrane domain-containing protein 2; translation: MREPRRRFPCRWAQTSFFFCSLSLCVASSIFTCPPSCTCNSSSMEVDCSGRGLTSVPSDIPPDTRILLLLNNRISSLSGGPLSNLTSLHRLDLSNNYLDQLPPQVFGDLLNLTEIRLRNNSIRGVERELLQGLPQLRRLDLSLNFLSLLPSGLFDDLPTLHWLSLRSNRLQSLERMTFEPLGSLENIQLGDNPWECDCNLRDFKHWMEWFSYRGGKIDELQCTLPKELRGRDIRMVPVEMFSYCSQLEDENSGTADRSTPPCTKSSPAHAEPEAGPDCPQKQRYRPASVRRAIGTVIIAGVVCGVVCIMMVVAAAYGCIYASLMAKYHRELKKRQPLMGDAEGEQEEQRQISSVA